Proteins encoded within one genomic window of Lampris incognitus isolate fLamInc1 chromosome 19, fLamInc1.hap2, whole genome shotgun sequence:
- the gramd1c gene encoding protein Aster-C — translation MEQIFGRSGGGSDDVTDETASMCEVRWSSEDQEALDTQCLAAPQASPPTYKQRLDEFKKLFKEQPESERLILDYPCALQRDILLQGRLYLSENWLLFHSNVFWGTKIILPLKDIIAVTREKTARLIPNAIQICTGTEKMFFTSFSAREKSYLGIFRMWQNTLMDKPLTSPELWQMVKQHYGNDLGLSHEEMESLQVSADSTTQTSMTLRFGAEDGMGRLEQLSSARLPVEQGPIEASTPQGDDAPSLLDSQSTHSGNVDDSHNSSCHQRSPVPPLDRLAPERVSKNSLSLDLNANVDTLSEQTGSESTEEVEERAGLTQVQGRLYLNRVFHISAEKMFELLFTDSHFIRRFMSVRKITNASLNSWQRDVSGNMTRSLNYTITISNPLIGKFSTATENQTLYQESREGQYYLVDAEVYTHDVPYHDYFYTQNRYCIIRNSKRKCRLRVYTDVKYKKQPWGLVKSFITKNSWSGIEDYFKQLESELLEEEVEMNQGGGDSGKIGGLRRKRRTYSRTPQEHMKPIAQYGPDSEQHREGQMGPMELKGPHRWSITSIVAGMSLILLILTMLNLGLFFKLWAMEDVAHRMYLSTRHRLRERSNPSLAPDYGPRQGPGHRCREETQLLKTVLQDSINLLEQLRSSLVMLQHNFAMANRTETPQ, via the exons ATGGAGCAGATATTCGGCCGTTCAGGTGGGGGCAGTGATGACGTCACTGATGAGACGGCGTCCATGTGTGAGGTCAGGTGGAGCTCCGAGGACCAGGAG GCCTTGGACACACAATGTCTTGCCGCCCCACAAGCCTCTCCTCCTACCTACAAACAGAGGCTTGACGAGTTCAAGAAGCTTTTCAAAGAGCAGCCGGAGTCAGAGAGACTCATTTTGG ACTACCCGTGTGCCCTCCAGAGAGACATTCTCCTCCAGGGACGCCTCTACCTCTCAGAGAACTGGCTCCTCTTCCACAGCAATGTCTTCTGGGGGACAAAG ATTATACTGCCACTGAAAGACATCATAGCCGTGACCAGAGAGAAAACAGCGCGGCTCATTCCCAACGCCATCCAGATCTGCACAGGCACGGAGAAG ATGTTCTTCACTTCCTTCTCAGCGAGAGAGAAAAGTTACCTGGGTATCTTCCGCATGTGGCAGAACACACTGATGGACAAG CCCCTGACAAGCCCGGAGCTCTGGCAGATGGTGAAGCAGCACTATGGCAACGACCTGGGCCTGAGCCACGAAGAGATGGAGAGCTTACAGGTGTCGGCAGACTCAACCACCCagaccag CATGACCTTGAGGTTTGGTGCAGAAGACGGTATGGGACGGTTGGAGCAGCTCTCCTCCGCCCGTCTGCCTGTTGAGCAAGGGCCCATCGAGGCCTCCACGCCACAGGGGGACGACGCCCCCTCTCTCCTCGACTCCCAGAGCACCCACTCTGGCAACGTG gatgactCTCACAACAGCTCATGTCACCAGCGCAGTCCTGTTCCCCCCCTGGACCGCCTCGCCCCAGAGCGGGTCTCCAAGAATTCACTTTCTCTGGACCTTAACGCCAACGTGGACACCCTGTCGGAGCAGACCGGCTCGGAAAGCACCGAGGAAG tGGAGGAGCGAGCGGGTCTGACCCAGGTGCAGGGCAGACTCTATCTGAACAGGGTTTTCCACATCAGCGCTGAGAAGATGTTTGAGCTGCTCTTCACAGATTCCCACTTCATACGCAGGTTCATGAGTGTCAGGAAGATCACCA atgcaaGCCTCAACTCTTGGCAGAGAGACGTCTCTGGAAACATGACGCGGAGTCTGAACTACACGATAACCATTAGCAACCCGTTGATAGGGAAGTTTTCCACCGCCACTGAGAACCAG ACGTTGTACCAAGAGTCCAGAGAGGGTCAGTATTACCTAGTGGACGCCGAGGTGTACACCCATGACGTTCCCTACCACGACTACTTCTACACCCAGAACCGCTACTGCATCATACGCAACTCCAAGCGCAAGTGCCGTCTCAG GGTCTATACTGACGTGAAGTACAAGAAACAGCCGTGGGGCCTCGTTAAGTCGTTCATCACCAAGAACTCCTGGAGCGGCATAGAGGATTACTTCAAACAGCTGG AGTCGGAGCTCCTGGAGGAGGAAGTGGAGATGAACCAAGGGGGCGGGGACTCCGGGAAGATTGGCGGGCTGCGAAGGAAGAGGCGGACCTACAGCCGCACTCCGCAGGAGCACATGAAGCCCATCGCCCAGTATGGACCTGACTCAGAGCAGCACAGAGAGGGCCAAATGG GCCCCATGGAGTTGAAAGGACCACACAGATGGAGCATCACATCCATCGTGGCTGGGATGAGTTTAAT tctgCTAATTCTGACGATGCTTAATCTGGGCCTGTTCTTCAAGCTGTGGGCTATGGAGGACGTGGCTCATCGCATGTACCTGAGCACCAGGCACCGGCTGAGGGAGAGGAGCAACCCCAG CTTGGCCCCAGATTACGGCCCTAGACAGGGACCGGGGCACCGCTGCAGAGAGGAGACCCAGCTGCTGAAGACTGTCCTCCAGGACTCCATCAACCTTCTAGAACAG CTCCGCAGTTCTCTGGTGATGCTGCAACATAATTTTGCGATGGCCAACAGAACCGAAACGCCACAGTGA